The Patescibacteria group bacterium genome includes a window with the following:
- a CDS encoding HAD-IC family P-type ATPase: MKSKNKKSKTVLQPSTKVEKGIDGYLTDDNWHNLEAKACFKLLNSAIDGLSAEEAQKRLDQFGKNELSRAKSASSLMIFLSQFKSPLVYILLVAVVISVLLQKWPDAVVIAVVVGINAWFGWFQENKANRALEKLRAMVVYYATVFRDGRPLVLPATGLVPGDVVALKSGDKVPADCRLLEIFDLQTSEATLTGESNPVSKEIKKLNQQTTLADRKNMVYLGTTVARGKGLAVVCATGGRTEFGKIGKMLEGIKEEKTLLFKQLEQFSRLLALAVVVICLIILVMGLFRGYGIGQMLIIAAALAVAAIPEGLLISLTIVSALGMQRILQHHALVRHLSATETLGRISVILTDKTGTLTEGRMKVARLLTAEREFSITPLQESLEGGDEAKELALLAKISLLCSSARIVNPEAALAELQIIADPTEQALVLSGLAAGFNKEELDSEYPKMAEIPFDSSRKYMATLHRHKIDGHSHIFAKGAPEKILPFCNRVLIGGDKRKMSPEQTKLLKVKVEELAKEGLRILALAYDTANHFNRLDEKLHDLVFVGFVALKDPLRANAAKAVIDCRNAGIRTVIVTGDHKITAQAIYAELGLGRGRILTGEGVDKLTEVQLMRQLPEIDVYARVEPRHKLRLVNAWRNFGKVVAMTGDGINDAPALKAADVGIALGGGTDVAKEAADVVLLNNGFDVIVEAIKEGRNIFDNIKKVTLYLFLGSFSEIILLVGALFLGLPLPLIAIQMLWINLIDHGLPNLTLAAEAGNGDAMAYPPAPREQPILDNKMKWMIIVAALMTDVLLLLIYIVLEMQGAPLAHIRTIILATLSADALLYAFSLRSLYQPVWRQNPLGNQPLFWSVVVSFVLLFVVIYTPFFSSIFGLTPLDLNDWLIIMPLAVFKLIMVEIMKDLLFHREPNGNIIKFAA, from the coding sequence ATGAAGAGCAAGAACAAAAAATCTAAAACTGTTTTACAGCCGTCGACGAAAGTTGAAAAGGGGATTGATGGTTATTTAACTGATGATAATTGGCATAATCTGGAAGCGAAGGCTTGTTTTAAGCTTTTGAATTCAGCTATTGACGGATTATCGGCTGAAGAGGCGCAAAAACGATTGGATCAGTTTGGCAAGAATGAGTTGAGTCGGGCCAAATCAGCTTCATCTTTGATGATTTTTTTGTCTCAATTTAAATCACCCTTGGTTTATATTTTACTTGTCGCTGTCGTTATTTCTGTTCTATTGCAAAAATGGCCCGATGCCGTAGTTATTGCGGTAGTAGTGGGTATCAATGCCTGGTTCGGCTGGTTTCAAGAAAATAAAGCCAATCGGGCGTTGGAAAAATTGCGAGCTATGGTTGTTTATTATGCTACGGTTTTTCGCGATGGACGGCCATTAGTGTTGCCAGCTACCGGGCTTGTCCCTGGTGATGTCGTCGCTTTAAAAAGCGGGGATAAAGTTCCGGCTGATTGCCGTCTACTGGAGATTTTTGATTTGCAGACCTCGGAAGCAACCTTAACCGGTGAATCGAATCCCGTAAGCAAAGAAATAAAAAAATTAAATCAGCAGACAACTCTGGCCGACAGAAAGAATATGGTTTATTTGGGTACGACTGTGGCGCGAGGCAAGGGGCTGGCTGTTGTTTGCGCTACCGGTGGTAGAACGGAGTTTGGGAAAATTGGTAAAATGCTAGAGGGGATCAAGGAAGAAAAGACATTGCTTTTTAAACAATTGGAGCAATTCAGTCGCTTATTAGCTTTGGCAGTCGTTGTTATCTGTTTGATTATATTGGTTATGGGATTGTTCAGGGGATACGGAATCGGGCAGATGCTTATTATTGCTGCCGCTCTTGCCGTCGCCGCCATTCCTGAGGGATTACTGATTTCTTTGACTATTGTTTCTGCTTTGGGTATGCAACGGATTTTACAGCACCATGCTTTAGTACGTCATTTGTCGGCCACAGAGACCCTGGGTCGTATCTCAGTGATTCTAACGGATAAGACCGGAACTCTAACCGAGGGACGCATGAAAGTAGCCCGTTTGCTTACAGCTGAAAGAGAGTTTTCTATTACACCGCTTCAAGAGTCGTTGGAGGGAGGGGATGAAGCTAAAGAACTGGCATTATTAGCTAAAATTTCCCTATTATGCAGTTCTGCTCGGATTGTTAATCCGGAAGCCGCATTAGCCGAGTTACAGATTATAGCCGATCCCACTGAACAGGCACTGGTTTTGTCCGGCTTGGCCGCCGGTTTCAATAAAGAGGAATTGGATAGCGAATATCCTAAAATGGCGGAAATACCCTTTGATTCTTCGCGTAAGTATATGGCCACCTTGCATCGGCATAAAATTGACGGGCATAGTCATATCTTTGCTAAAGGTGCGCCGGAAAAGATTTTGCCTTTTTGCAACCGAGTCCTGATCGGCGGAGATAAACGGAAAATGTCTCCAGAGCAGACGAAACTTCTGAAGGTCAAAGTTGAAGAATTAGCCAAAGAAGGTTTACGTATCTTGGCTTTGGCCTATGATACAGCCAATCATTTTAATCGGTTGGATGAAAAATTACATGATCTGGTTTTTGTCGGCTTTGTCGCTCTAAAAGATCCCCTGCGGGCAAATGCCGCTAAGGCTGTGATTGATTGTCGCAATGCCGGTATTAGGACGGTTATTGTAACTGGCGATCATAAAATTACAGCGCAGGCGATTTACGCTGAATTGGGATTGGGGCGAGGTCGGATTTTGACTGGTGAAGGAGTGGATAAATTGACTGAAGTGCAATTGATGCGGCAATTGCCGGAGATTGATGTTTATGCTCGGGTGGAGCCGCGGCATAAGTTACGCTTAGTTAACGCTTGGCGCAATTTTGGGAAGGTAGTGGCGATGACCGGCGATGGCATTAATGATGCGCCCGCCCTAAAAGCCGCTGATGTGGGCATTGCTTTAGGTGGTGGCACTGACGTGGCCAAGGAAGCCGCTGATGTGGTTTTACTGAATAATGGTTTTGACGTGATAGTGGAAGCGATCAAGGAGGGGAGGAACATTTTTGATAATATAAAAAAAGTCACTCTATATCTTTTTTTAGGCAGTTTTTCAGAAATTATTTTGTTGGTCGGAGCTTTATTTTTAGGATTACCCTTACCGTTAATCGCCATACAAATGTTGTGGATTAATTTAATTGATCATGGCTTGCCTAACTTGACTTTGGCGGCTGAAGCCGGCAATGGCGATGCGATGGCCTATCCTCCAGCCCCGCGAGAACAGCCGATTTTGGATAATAAAATGAAGTGGATGATTATTGTAGCGGCGTTGATGACTGATGTTTTACTTTTATTGATTTATATTGTTCTAGAGATGCAAGGAGCGCCCTTGGCTCATATCAGGACGATAATTTTGGCTACTTTGAGCGCTGACGCCCTGCTTTACGCTTTCAGTTTGCGCAGTTTGTATCAGCCGGTTTGGCGGCAAAATCCTTTGGGCAATCAACCGTTGTTTTGGAGCGTCGTCGTATCTTTTGTTCTGTTATTTGTTGTTATTTATACGCCGTTTTTTTCCAGTATCTTCGGATTAACCCCATTAGATCTTAATGATTGGCTGATAATTATGCCCTTAGCTGTCTTCAAGTTAATTATGGTGGAGATTATGAAAGATTTATTATTTCACCGAGAACCAAATGGCAACATCATTAAGTTTGCGGCTTAG